One genomic region from Quercus robur chromosome 4, dhQueRobu3.1, whole genome shotgun sequence encodes:
- the LOC126721092 gene encoding wall-associated receptor kinase-like 1: MAVRMVVFQIIVLLGSMNAFVKAVGLVNSSKCSEATFCGNVSIPYPFGIDNDCNMTALYWINCSHSFSPPKPFLASVNLEVLDISLDGTLRVNYPMLWGCSNATSSKFDTYNSRGLLFSQSRNKFVAMGCNNFASLKDAENAVLCGCMSVCDQNRKVNISNSCNGINCCQTTLPSVLDLFSVSLRSIDTEADRINPSCKYAFIVEQKWFETNLTNPFEVQNMSHVPVVLEWLIDPKLFPLVTGNNKSDEETSTYVCANRSSTLTCSCKRGFKGNPYLPHPERCADIDECIENSTPCLDFWNSSSRDWNKNNHSSLRCVNTFGSYYCVEDDPIIKPSPPPTKAITIAISTSLGLLFWLIGGWWSYKAIKKRKNIKRKEKFFKRNGGLLLQQQLSSSEANVEKTKLFNSKDLEKATDHFNVNRILGQGGQGTVYKGMLVDGKIIAVKKSKVIGEEKQLEEFINEVVILSQINHRHVVKLLGCCLETEVPLLVYEFIPNGTLSQYLHVQNEEFPATWDMRLRIATEVAGALFYLHSAASLPIYHRDIKTTNILLDDKYRAKIADFGTSRSIAVDQTHLTTIVQGTFGYLDPEYFQSSQFTEKSDVYSFGVVLVELLTGEKAISSTRTPESKSLATYFIHSMEENNLFDIIDAQVMKDSKKEEIIAIANLAKMCLNLNGKKRPTMKEVAMQLESVQTLRKTSNVQQNHEEVECVRSEMYEQWDVISTSTMLGADNSVASSSNTRPLLSF, encoded by the exons ATGGCAGTGAGAATGGTGGTGTTTCAAATAATCGTCTTATTGGGGTCAATGAATGCATTTGTAAAAGCAGTGGGTTTGGTAAACAGTTCAAAATGTAGTGAAGCAACGTTCTGTGGGAACGTTAGCATTCCATACCCTTTTGGAATAGATAATGATTGCAACATGACCGCCTTGTATTGGATAAATTGCAGTCACAGTTTTAGTCCTCCCAAGCCTTTCTTGGCGTCCGTGAACCTGGAGGTTCTGGACATTTCATTAGACGGCACACTTCGCGTCAACTATCCAATGCTTTGGGGTTGTTCTAATGCTACAAGTTCCAAATTTGACACCTATAATTCAAGAGGTCTTCTCTTCTCCCAATCCCGAAACAAATTTGTTGCCATGGGTTGCAACAATTTTGCTTCATTGAAAGATGCAGAAAATGCTGTTCTATGTGGGTGCATGTCCGTTTGTGATCAAAACAGAAAGGTGAATATCAGCAATAGTTGCAATGGCATCAACTGCTGCCAAACTACTCTCCCATCAGTTCTCGACCTCTTTTCTGTATCACTAAGGTCAATAGACACCGAAGCTGACAGAATTAACCCATCTTGCAAGTATGCATTCATAGTAGAACAGAAGTGGTTCGAGACCAATTTAACAAACCCATTTGAAGTCCAAAATATGTCCCACGTTCCTGTGGTATTGGAATGGCTCATCGATCCAAAATTATTTCCTCTTGTAACTGGAAATAACAAGTCAGATGAAGAAACCTCTACCTATGTTTGTGCTAATCGTTCTTCAACTCTTACATGTTCTTGCAAACGAGGCTTTAAAGGAAATCCCTATCTGCCTCATCCTGAACGATGTGCAG ATATTGACGAATGCATAGAAAATTCCACACCGTGTTTGGATTTCTGGAATAGCTCTTCGAGGGACTGGAATAAGAATAACCATTCGAGCCTCCGCTGCGTAAATACTTTTGGGTCATACTATTGTGTAGAAGATGATCCAATCATCAAGCCTTCTCCTCCTCCGACCAAAGCGATCACAATAG CTATTAGCACAAGCCTTGGGCTACTTTTTTGGCTAATTGGTGGATGGTGGTCCTACAAAGcaataaagaaaaggaagaacattAAACGTAAGGAGAAGTTCTTCAAACGAAATGGTGGCTTATTGTTACAACAACAGTTATCTTCAAGTGAAGCCAATGTTGAGAAAACTAAATTGTTTAATTCAAAGGATTTGGAAAAGGCCACTGACCATTTTAATGTGAATAGAATACTTGGACAAGGAGGACAAGGCACTGTTTACAAAGGAATGTTGGTAGATGGGAAAATCATTGCAGTAAAGAAGTCCAAGGTAATTGGTGAAGAAAAACAACTTGAAGAATTCATCAATGAGGTTGTCATTCTTTCACAAATTAATCATAGGCATGTGGTTAAACTACTTGGTTGTTGTTTGGAGACAGAAGTTCCTTTGCTAGTCTATGAATTCATTCCTAATGGAACTCTATCCCAATATCTTCATGTCCAAAATGAGGAGTTTCCAGCAACATGGGATATGCGTTTACGAATTGCCACAGAAGTCGCAGGAGCTCTTTTCTACTTACACTCAGCAGCTTCCTTGCCCATTTACCACCGAGACATTAAGACTACGAACATACTCTTAGATGATAAGTACAGAGCAAAAATAGCAGACTTTGGGACTTCAAGATCCATTGCTGTTGATCAAACTCACTTAACCACAATAGTACAAGGCACTTTTGGATACTTGGACCCTGAGTATTTCCAGTCAAGTCAATTTACAGAAAAGagtgatgtttatagttttggtgTTGTTCTCGTTGAGCTTTTAACTGGAGAAAAAGCGATCTCTTCTACAAGGACACCAGAAAGTAAAAGTTTAGCCACATATTTCATTCACTCAATGGAGGAGAACAATTTGTTTGATATTATCGATGCTCAAGTTATGAAGGAttctaaaaaagaagagatcaTAGCAATTGCAAACCTTGCGAAGATGTGCCTAAACTTGAATGGGAAGAAAAGACCTACAATGAAAGAAGTTGCAATGCAATTGGAATCAGTTCAAACATTGCggaaaacttctaatgttcaaCAAAACCATGAAGAGGTTGAATGTGTTAGAAGTGAAATGTACGAGCAATGGGATGTCATTTCTACGTCAACAATGTTAGGTGCAGACAATAGTGTAGCCTCATCTTCAAACACTCGCCCATTGTTATCTTTTTAA